Within the Miscanthus floridulus cultivar M001 chromosome 2, ASM1932011v1, whole genome shotgun sequence genome, the region ttctgagctagcttcctgcagctccgcttcaccttctgcatgaatagacgttaaagttgGTGCATTTcctaaacgcatatacactaaagaatatttttggaacggacaagtttacgtttacctccacaaaagcctcgagaacgtctCGCccatgccctctagactcgtgaagccaaaacgctgcttcgttggacagccttgacaattgtgtcgcctcggtacagaaacgcggttggacagttttagtacacatacttaataccaaatggataacaaattataccattcgagtatcttatcacgtatctttgaagcaggACTCTCTGTAGTTATGTATCGTCCTTAGTGGCAacatcgtacacatcttcgatcacatcttcctcgtcgtcctcgtcaatcgcctcctcagtgtatgggggcttgatatgtgtcctcgtagacctgtgaatcCACcataggtactcgtcgaaggtgtgctggtcgtgtgggggacccgcatCGACCGGCTGTCGGTTCCTGGTCTGCCACAACTggatgtacgcgttgtgtgtcacgcgctaATCATTGATCTTGTACCTCTTCTTGtgatcatacctgcaacaaacGATTATGTGgcattgataaacaaagggttagagtattcaaattaacaatattaaaattaacattatgtagcattgtaaaatttgaactacttgttatgcaatgcgaacacaatatgaaagcacacgTATATATTCAAactaacattaacagacatattaaacaacttcactaggaaaataagcaactTTATGTATGGACCAGCAGCGGGCGGCCGACGACCGTGGCGCGCCGGCGCGTGCGGGCGTTGCGGGAGTGGCGCGCCGGCGTGCGTGgcgtggcgcggccggcggcaGGCACGGCGGGTAGGCATCCAGGCGCAGCAGCCGGCAGGCACGGGCGGGCGCGGTGGCCGCGTGCAGGCAGGCGTGGCGGCCGCGTGCGGTGGGCAGGGCGTGGCGCGGTGGGACTGGGCCGCGGGCCTTTAGCTGGCTCTGTCGTGCCACCGATCAGGGTGCGTCACTGccgtgccaagatcggtggcgcggcagaccctgccacgtcatcggtcagcgccccggtcgtcgccacgtcatccctctcgccgcgccaccatgcatggcgcggcacaggcgtttcgccacgccagggaaataggcgcgggcaaaagtgttagttttggagagaaaaataaaacaatgttagatttaaaattagtttaaaaaaagtgttcaaataaaaaaaaattctccccGGGCAAGGGCCTGTGCGTGTGGCCCTGGGCCGGGGCTAGGTATGTGCCCGTGTGCCATTTCGGGATTTGTGGCAGGCTTTGGCATCGGGCAGCTGGCCCTATCGTGACCTCTAGCCCTGGATAGTCGGGCCGGCCCACACCTATCTTGGACTTGATCCTTGCTCGGCTTGAGTTTCGTTGCTGGAGTTCTAGTACACGCATGGTTGCTGCGGTATCAATCTTCGTCGCTTTCTTTTTTTCCAGAAAAACTAACGGAAATGCTTTGGTGCGGACCTGTCCGGACGTCGTGTTTCTTGGGCCTCGCATTACCAGCCCAACTAGCCTGCTCCCCTCTACGGCTCTACCTTCGCTCTTTTATGGTTTCTCCCAAAAAAAAAAGTAGCGATATTTCCCAACTCGTATGGCCATGGTGGCATTCCGCATCGCTCGTCCACCTCTCGCCTTCTCTTGCCGCTGGTCTTCTCCAGCGGCAACCACCTCCACTTCCTCTGCTCCCTCCGCTCTGAGGCCCTCGCCCACCTCTGCGACGCCAGGCTCCGCCATCGGAGTTACACCTACAGCCGCCGCTAGCATCCTCCTCGTCACCTCCTCTTGTGGTTGGAGGCGACGAAGGCATCACGACCGTGTCGTACTTCGCGCCTGTCTTGAGCGAGGCTCCTCGCGCCCGATGCCCTAGCGGAAGAAGCTCGCGGCGACCAAGTCCATGGTGATCTTCATTTTGCCACCTCCCAGCCCCGATCAGCCCATCGAGGCGGTTATCGAGTTCCTCAACGCGCCTTACATGGTTGTCACCGTCCACTAGAGTGTCGCACATGACATGTtgtaagcatatgtttcaagtgtttcagatattctaaaagtatgttgcaagtgtttcatatggatgttgcaaaagtagatcaaaatattgcatatgttgcaatggtgtcgggttcataaacccggggtccctcggggaccggcttccacgccagggctcggcccaggaagaTGGCCTTattttcttctggaccggcccgagagtctaagttcaacagaccggagcactcgcttcaggccctggctgcctttggcccatctttccgaccggagcactagctcaagctcaggccaactccgaacggcctctccgatcagagcgctagcgtcaggcctcggctgccttcgcacggcctccactcggaaggcctgacccgaggaccgcctctgactccgaccccatgtctccgaccggggttcatagaaaaccctgcccatcgcaattctccgactggcgcgccagaaccgactggggccatccgaccggggatgcccgctcgaaaAGAACCAGGAGGtgtacgaaggaaggcaagacggggctcgcaagtcaaaccatggtaccagggaccataccctgtggaaCAGTACTTCACAACCGCCCtaccacaaacagtattgtagggcgtcgacatttacctctacagtattgtaggcgccgatcaaaacacccgtacggtaagaccccccatgtgcctctgggcatcaacagtattatgggcgccggaATTCACCGTACTAGGTAAACGTGGTAcagccatgcctccagtcggcgagacggcatttttgcaggtaccgacatcctccagtcttgaagaaagcagctcaacatcccacatgtacctgacattctgcagtgacatcaacagtattatgggcacccaccattgtcccatccccgtcggcgtgggcaacaaggcttagaaacgtccatACTCTCTCCCCctttcacttgtaaagccatccccttcttctataaaaggggatgtgctccctccaaacaaaaagggttaacccaagtcgacttcttcaagttcaggttcattagatcgatagctcgcaacccctcgagcacacgcttggacacttcgttcatagcataggtcctgtcgatctcggcccttccgaccggaccgaccggaccccccatctctctctctctcttgtttgtaaccccactatagacttcacgcacctgggctcgggaataaagtcatcgaccgacccacactggacgtagggcacgttgcctaaaccagtataaatcctgtgtcattgagtgctaggccacctccgatcacaacgtacagcaaaactataaatatttactagttggtcactttctgtaccgacagttggcgccgtccgtggagaagacgttgtacgttcaatacttttttggtaatcggatggcccatttttctaccacccccgccgtggcgggctcgggcgatacgattcgcttcggctcgatggaatttctcgcactctcgcccgccgggatgTGGGTTTCACCCGTCTTCAAGCCTTCCCAGGCCTTccgcttcggaagcctggacttcaccaccgatcggctcagcgtactccacctccgcgaggaggcacatGTTCCGACACCCATCGAAGGGGCGCCCTCCGTCGACTCCGGGACACGCAACATCGATGGTGCGGCATCTGTGCTTctatccgagcaaactctctactcaaaccccgctgtaagtaatataCGTACTGTTACTTACTCTTCATTTACTATCCCCAATCGAACACCTAGAGAAAACGGTGTCGTCCATGCCGCAAACACtgcacgatcggttcccctacggcctcgcgtcctctGTAGATACATACGCCTGGggactccgaaggatgctggcgcctttccccctcacatccgaattcgtgggaatgacAGGCCGTGCTCCTACTACTTCCCACAAACCCTTGGATGGTGAGGGCATGAGCGATGATTCCAGTgtcggcgacgtggcaccacgccaccgtccgtcccgggagtgcgccatggcggacgctctgggacagccaccggtggttgtggaatctacacagactcacacccctctggacccgcgTGCGGAGGCCCTCGCATCTGCGTAAGCGCACGCCAAGGAATTGcgacaacggcggcagaaccagTCACCGCCTGTGCCGGCTCGATCGGCCCAGCACGTCGTGCCCCACGCACATGGCCTGGCGGGTGGCGCCTGGGGTCGCACCcgtcaggtccaacacgacatcgtGAACAAGGGAaacgatgtcccacaattcgcccgggccggccagaatatcgctgctgcagTGGTACTTCTATGTGGTGTTCCTGAGCCCGTCAACCCTCAGAAGCGGGCAgtctaccagaacctccgggttttagtagaagccaccgccgtccaacaggcggaaagctccgcgtCACGACTCCGACGCGCGCCCTCTCCCCCCACTAGGGGAACGAGGACATGCCAGATGGATCACTCCGTTCGCTCGCCGCTACAGCCGCCAGGACCGGCTCGGAGTGCGGTAGTCGCGCCACGGTTTGACCGGGCGCCTGCTCCGCACCTACCATCGGTACACGAGCATCCCGATCTGCACCAGGACGCCCATAGCGCCATTAGCGACCGGCATCGGTCCCAACGTGATAACGCTATCCACCATACGGCGGCAGGTGCCACGAAtcctggccaaaccatcgagggaaacGACGAAACGCGCCCTAGGCGCAGTCGCCGGCCGGATGACCGGAGCCCTAGCCCCGAGGGCCTAGGGCCTCGGGCCTTCAGCCGGCGCATCCGGAAAGCACCATTCCTGCAGCGTTTCtggccgcccaccaacatcgctaaATACACTGGGGAGataaacccaggcatttggctcgaagacttctggctcgcctgtcgggccagaggagtggatgatgacttcttgatcattcaatatcttcccatttgcatgggggaacatgtttgggcgtggctcgaattccttccgtatgacagcatccacgactgggcggacctcaagagggtcttcatcgggaatttctaaGGGACGTACGTCCGAccggggaactcctaggacctcaagagctgtcagcaagagcccagcgagtccctatgggattacatccgtaggttctcccaacgatgcaactcccttcctaacaTCATCGACATAGatgtcatcagcgcgttcctctctaggacaaactgcgagtcccttatccacaagcttggctgcttgaaacctcgtaccacccacgacctgcttgATGTAGCCACCAACCACAcctccggcgaggaggcggtcggagcggtcttgaGCGGAGACCGGGACAAGGTCAAAGCCAAATGCACAAAcccagacgagggcccctccacacagaggggcaaaaaaaataaaaaggatcGACGTCGGTCGGACAGTGCCCCGCTGGTCGCCGCGACCGATCACATAGTCAAGCAGCCCcatcagggactgcctgaccacttcaacaaactcatggacggtccatgccccaaccacgcctaccctgtcaaacatctctacaaggagtgtgagctcctcaaacatctCCTCTGACAGGCCgacgggccaaaggagggagacggcaaagaggcagCACCTAAGAAGGGAGGTACGGTAGGCAAAGACGCGGACAACTTCCCCGACGCCGACgaatgtatcatgatctttggcggatccGACACCGTCTAGACCAAGCGACAGCATAAGgttcgctatagagaggcatgcgccgccgagtcagccatcccctccttcctcagttgGTCGGAGTCTTCGATCACctacgatcagagggaccatccctcccacgttgcAAGACCAGGATGCTatccgctcatcgtcgaccccatcgtccgaaAGAAGCGTCTTAcgaaggtgttgatggacggcggcagcggcctcaacatcctatacatcgacaccctcgatgcatGCGCATCCCCTAATTAGAACTCCACCTAgtgggctcccccttccacggggtaatcctgggagcgcaggcatacccgctcgggcagatcgatctgcccgtcacgttcggcagctgagccaacttccgctcggaggttctcaccttcgaggtggtggactttccagggtcctaccacaccatcttggggcggccatgctacgcgagattcatggcaatccccaactacacctacctcaagctgaagataccAGGACCAAACGACATCATCACTATGAGCAGCGCGTTCTCACATGCCTTCACGTGTGACCGTGaacactacgagctcgccactgcggtcgtcaactcgtccAAACTCCCGTGGCTCAGGGAGTCATCGGTCCCGGTAGCCCCAGACTGTAACCAACCAACTTCCTCATCGGCCTTCCACCCGCTCGAAGAAGTCAAgacggtgggaatcgaccccaccaacccaaccaagacagttcggattgggacccagctcccggccaaataggaatgcgagctcgtcgacttcctgcgcgacaatcgtgatgtctttgcatggcagcCATTTGACATGCTAGGGATACCCCGGGAGGTCATcgagcacgcactatgccttACCCTAGGCTCTAAGCCTACCAAAcaatgcctgcgtcgcttcgacgatgaaaggcgtagggccataggcgaggaaatcACCAAAGTCCTGGCAGCCGGGTTTATCAGGGAGGTCTTCcattccgactggcttgccaatcccgtccTGGTCAGAAAGAAGatcgggaagtggagaatgtgcgtcgattatacTGGACTTAACAAAGCGTGCCCGAAGGATCATTTCCCATTGCCACACATAGaatagatagttgactccacctcgggttacgaaatcctctcctttctagattcctactcaggctatcaccagatcacgatgaaagagtccaatcagttcgcaacctcgttcatcaccccgtatggttcatactgctacgtgaccatgccttttagcctgaagaacgctggcaccacctaccaaaggtgcatgcagcaatgcttcaccaaccaaatcgacccgctcaacCAGCCCGATCAGGCCGAGctgccaaaaccaacaatcgccgtctatgttgatgacatagtggtcaaaatgggtcaagcttgcgacctaatcgcaaacttggccatgaTGTTCgcaaacctccaaaggttcaacatcaagttgaatcctgaaaagtgtgtttttggggttccaaaggagaaactacttggatacatcgtatctgagcgtggcatcaaagccaaccccaaaaagatcatggccatctccaacatgggccccatatgcaacatcaagggcgtgcaGAGGCTCATCGGTTGCctggctgccttaagccgcttcatctcctggctcggtgaatgggggatgccactctacaagctcctcaaaaggatggacgcctttgtctggactgaggaagcccagcaggccctcgaaagcctcaaaatgtccctaacgtcggccccaatcctcgtcgctcccaagcgaggagaacccctcctcctttacgtcgTGGCAAgtaaccacgtggtgagcgctgccctagtcgtagagagggaggaaccgggacaccaaCTCAAAGTGCAGCAACCCATGTACTTCGTCGAAGAAGTGCTTACTGagcccaaggtccggtacccttaggtgcaaaaactcctatacgccatactaatggcgaccaggaagctcctacactaattcaccgaccacaaagtcacggtcgtcacttcatacccactcagaGACATTGTCCGCAACCACGACGTCacgggatgaatctccaagtgggctcttgaactcatgggccacgacatcagataTACCCCCTGTACCGCTATTAAGCCTTAGGCTCTCACGGATTTTGTCactgaatggacggaggtctagcTACCAATCCCGAACGTCACCCACggatactggacaatgtacttcgatgggtctgtaATGGCACCCAGCTCAGGAGCTGGAGTGGTTATGATCTCCCCAAATGGGAGTAGGCTCtgttacgccatccgcctccacttcttAGCTTCAAACAACAtcgtggaatacgaggcccttatcaacggactccgcatcgccatcgagctcagtgcTACGCGACTCTATGTCCGTGGCGACTCAGAACTAGTCATTGACCAGGTCataaaggagtcctcctacaaaagccccctcatgatggcatactgccaagaggtgtgtaagctcgaggacaaattccaggggatcaaactacatcacatccctcgaagggacaacgatgccgtcGATTTCCTCGCAAAGCTAGccaccaggcgggatccatccccaagcggggtcttcatcaacgacatccacgAGCCGTCCGCTCATATCTTGGAAGGTTCGAGCCAGACGCACCCGATGCTCGGCCGGTGCTCAGGGGCTCTGACCCTAATGCCCAACCAGCGCCCAGGGGCTCCGATCCTAGTACCTCTATGCCACCCGCGAGCGTCACCGTATTAGCACCTGGTCAAACCGATTAGTgagtaccgctactcgcctacaccCTCGAAGAGGTTCTCCTACCCAAAAGGACGGAGGCCTGATGAATCGCTCGACATGCCAAGACCTTCGTTGCACTCGATGATGAGCTCTACAAACAGAGCCCatcgggggtactcatgaagtgtattcTCACTAGCCAAGGGAGGGATCTCCTCCTCGAGGTTCATGCCGGCATTTGCGGGCATCATGTGGCCCTAAGGTCACTAGTCGGAAAAGCCTTctaccaaggtttttactggcccaccgcactacgagatgcgGAGGAAGTCATtcataggtgtgagggatgccaattctacgcccggcaaacccatttgccaacacaagagctccaaaccatccctatcacttggccattcatggtctggggcctcgacatggtaggacccctcaaaaaggccctagccggtttcactcacctactcgtagcgatcgacaaattcaccaagtggatagaggccaaacccatcaccaacatccggtcggaggaggtagtcaaattcttccttgacatcatctaccgattcggcgttcccaactgtatcatcactgaccacaggacTATTTTCACTGGAAAAAAGTTCCTAAACTTCAGCgacggatacggcatcaggatcgactgggcctcggtcggacatccatgaactaacggtcaggtcgaatgcgccaatggcatggtcctccaaggacttaagtcacgcatcttcgaccgactcaacaaatacgtcgggcgatgggttgcggaggtcccagcgatcctctggagcctaagaatgaccctaaatcgatccatgggattcacacccttcttcctggcctatggagctgaggcagtgttgccctctgacctTGACCATggcgcaccaagagtgaaggctttcgaccacgactGAGCCACAGAGGCCCAACAAGACGCAGTTGACCTACTCAAAGAGGCCCATGAAGcaaccatcatccgctccgctcgctaccaacaaaccctccacaggtaccacgaaaggaagatcagaggaaggattcttGAAGTCGGTGACCTCGtactccagaggacccaatcaacgaaggaaaaacacaagctctctccaccatgggaaggaccctatacggtagtctgaccaggcacctactgagtggaggacaacaacggcaaccttctcaacaacacttggaacattgaacagctacgttatttttcccctaaatttggtctaaaccaCTTTTTAGCTAGAACATACTGTCGTAAGagcacccctgcccgaaacactttcagcccaggtcgctcgggggccTCCATAAGGATACAATATTAAATATTACCTATCTTTTTACTATCGCATGATAAAGCAATTGTGTCCCCAAACAGAAACACATTCCATTCCCTATGTTTCCCTTacgtaactctgttcttactcccaaccaaacgcaccccaccttttcctatggttacgaACAACTGaacctcgcgggccacgccccgggctcacaAGGTCATAGCCTACGAAACAAACGGGCAGGAacgagaaagaaaggataaaaaacaaaagttatgctaaGATAAACACAGGGAACGAAAATCGTGGTTCTATCACAAGGATAGCATGGATGTATTCATTAATATagaaaactattcacatggggatTCACCCACAAACCTAAGCTATTGCATTCTCTACTGCTACAAATACTACCGCCTCGACTAATCTTtaacaggtaggaagcgaaggggcgccccatacgggccatgccaactctatctcgaatgacgagcacgggtcctggtcggacattttcgactgaagctctccgaaccccgtctttcaggtcatcaaggtcccgatcagacatttccgactgaagctcttcgaaccctgtctctcaggtcatcaaggtgagcatgtgttcattaatactaAACTATTCACAGAAggactaacccacgattgacgagcgtaggtcccggtcggacggttctgactggagctcttcaaaccctgtcACTCTAGTCGTCAAGataaaacactatcaaagcccctctatttcaatttaaaacattcatacatccatacgcgcatttcaatccatacgcctgaacccctcaGACGGTTAGGGCACGAATCGCCCGGGgcctcgggaactaagcatcgcacgtgtagcaaaatgcatcagaacgctccatgttgcgtcacgaagcggcggttgcctcattcgatacgagtaaccaatagagccaggggagaaaaccatagatgagtaccgtgcggccttcgcccggtctagcaaaccgggtcatctcaaccttctcattcgatcctaaacctctcaccaagcccatagaatctccatcgaggggaggccattaggccacccgggtcggtctccggaacaacctaggcatctgccgggctacaggtaaaggagtagtggaatgccacaagagggctatgccgacctcgtcatgaacgatggacccagattccgctcgatcacacccattagcgagctcatcgagctaGTCTTCAAGCCTGAGCGATCGGgataggcgacgaaactcagcccctccggttgtgaggaatcaGATGAggtagcgcaaaacaactcacacCCCCCCCATGAAGTcccgacaaggctcgggggctcaaatgccaagggaccgcgactccgaactcgcgtcgattGGATCGGCGACATTCGACTACGGCtcctgggaccgtgactcctaaactcgcgtaacggcttcagacggcttcactaCGCTCCAAAGAAATCTTAGGACCGTGAACCcaaactcgcgtcgataggatctatgacatccggctatggctcttgggaccatgactcctaaactcacgtcgataggatctatgacatctggctatggctcttgggaccatgactcctaaaCTCGTGTCGACATGATCTatgacatctggctatggctcctaggaccgtgactcctaaactcgaGTAATGGCTTCACTTAGGATCCAACGAGCTCCGACTCGTCCGATTCCTAAAAAACTAACTAagctaactctctcgatccacgacgtgcaccgacgcctgggtccattcgcaaactccgcctcactcgatcccgcggcgcacatcgacgccaaaagatcagtgagctctaacACAACCGAACCAAGCTATCTCtacccatggcgcgcaccgacgccatggtccgttcacgactctgactcacccgatcccacagcgcgcaacgacaccgtggttaaacaaaatttTGTCTCAAAACTAAAAAACACGCATACACGTCTGCTGAGACGACACCCCCAGCCGGTTCGGTTCGAACGGcctagggcttgggggctacacccacgggagtgctcgcgcgcacccgccgacaaAATAGAAAAACATCCCCCGTTGACAAACTCAGAAACACCCCCAACCGGTTCACCacgaaccgcccaggggctcgagggctacacccacgggtgcgctcgcgcacacccgccgacaagacaaaaatcccccgggcgattctactcgaatcgcccgggggctcggaggctcctgtcgggttcataaacccagggtccctcggggaccagcttccatgccagggctcggcctaggaggacggccttcttttcttctagaccggcccgagagtctaagttcaacagaccggagcactcgctttaggccctGGTCGCCTTCGGCACATCTTTccaaccggagcactagctcaggctcaggccaactccgaacggcctctccgatcggagcactaGCGTCAGGCCTCGGCTAccttcgcacggcctccactcggaaggCCTGACCCGAGgatcgcctccgactccgaccccgtgtcttcgaccggggttcatagaaaaccctgcccatcgctattctccgactggtgcgccagaaccgactggggccatctGATCGGGGATGCCCACTCAAAAAGAACCAGGAGGtgtacgaaggaaggcaagacggggctcgcaagtcaaaccatggtaccagagaccataccctgcGGAACAGTACTTCACAACCGCCCtaccacaaatagtattgtagggcgtcgacatttacctctacagtattgtaggcgccggtcaaaacacccgtacggtaagaccccccatgtgcctctgggcatcaacagtattgtgggcgccagaattcaccgtaccaggtaAACGTGGTAcagccatgcctccagtcggtgagatagcatttttgcaggtaccgacgtcctccagtcttgaagaaagcagctcaatctcccacatgtacctgacattctgcagcgacatcaacagtattgcaggcgcccaccattgtcccatccccgtcggcgtgggcaacaaggcttagaaacatccgtactctctctccctttcacttgtaaagccatccccttcttctataaaaggggatgtgctccctccaaacaaaaagggttaacccaagtcgacttcttcaagttcaggttcattagatcgatagctcgcaacccctcgagcacacgcttggacacttcgttcatagcatagctcctgtcgatctcggcccttctgaccggacCGACCGGACCCCcatctctctctcgtttgtaaccccactacagacttcgagcacctgggctcaggaataaagtcaccgaccgacccacactggacgtagggtacgttgtctgaaccagtataaatcctgtgtcattgagtgctaggccacctccgatcacaacgtgcaaCAAAACTAcgaatatttactagttggtcactttctgtaccga harbors:
- the LOC136536379 gene encoding uncharacterized protein, which translates into the protein MAIPNYTYLKLKIPGPNDIITMSSAFSHAFTCDREHYELATAVVNSSKLPWLRESSVPVAPDCNQPTSSSAFHPLEEVKTVGIDPTNPTKTVRIGTQLPAK